The following are from one region of the Channa argus isolate prfri chromosome 6, Channa argus male v1.0, whole genome shotgun sequence genome:
- the LOC137128475 gene encoding tripartite motif-containing protein 3-like isoform X2, with protein MSVTMAKRETDSTSPVVRQIDKQFLVCSICLDHYHNPKVLPCLHTFCEKCLQNYIPPQSLTLSCPVCRQTSILPEKGVAALQNNFFITNLMEVLQRDPECSRPEACNVLESANAATTCPPLSCPNHEGKVMEFYCESCETAMCLECTEGEHREHVTVPLRDVLERHKSALKNQLDAVRNRLPQLTAAIELVNEISKQLMERKNEAVTEISNTFDELEKALHQRKTALVTEVENICSSKQKVLQAQLTSLLQGKENIQSSCNFTEQALSHGSATEVLLVQKQMSERVSALARHNFPEHPHENGHLECQVETDGLRRSIQNLGVLITTGAVSHTSVATGEGLRHALVGQHTTITVTTKDKDGELVKTGNAALRAEIVSVDGTCTEAEVVDNKNGTYEVGYTIRSEGEYTFSLLLYEQPVRGSPFRLRAVKPSDVLQSPDDVKRRVKSPSGGGGHVRQKAVRRPSSMYSTTKKKENPIEDELIYRLGARGRDKGEFTNLQGISTSSNGRIVVADSNNQCIQVFSNDGQFKMRFGVRGRSPGQLQRPTGVTVDMNGDIIVADYDNRWISIFSSDGKFKNKIGAGRLMGPKGVAVDKNGHIITVDNKACCVFIFQSNGKLVTKFGARGTSDRHFTGPHFVAVNNKNEIVVTDFHNHSVKVYNADGEFLFKFGSHGEGNGQFNAPTGVAADANGNIIVADWGNSRIQVFDSSGSFLSYINTSADPLYGPQGLALTSDGHVVVADSGNHCFKVYRYLQ; from the exons ATGTCCGTCACCATGGCTAAGCGCGAGACCGACAGCACCAGCCCTGTGGTCAGGCAGATAGACAAGCAGTTCTTGGTCTGTAGCATCTGTTTGGACCATTATCACAACCCAAAGGTCCTGCCCTGCCTGCACACCTTCTGTGAGAA aTGTTTACAGAACTACATCCCTCCCCAGTCATTGACGCTGTCCTGCCCTGTGTGCAGACAGACGTCCATCTTGCCAGAAAAGGGTGTGGCAGCCCTGCAGAACAACTTTTTCATAACAAACCTAATGGAGGTCTTACAGCGAGACCCAGAATGCAGCCGACCTGAAGCCTGCAATGTCCTTGAGTCAGCCAATGCAGCTACAACCTGTCCACCCCTCTCTTGCCCCAACCATGAGGGCAAG GTGATGGAGTTTTACTGCGAGTCATGTGAAACAGCCATGTGTCTGGAGTGTACAGAAGGAGAACACAGGGAACATGTGACAGTTCCTCTGAGGGACGTGCTGGAACGGCATAAGTCAGCACTTAAAAACCAGCTGGACGCTGTGCGCAACAG ACTACCTCAGCTGACGGCTGCCATTGAGCTTGTGAATGAGATCTCCAAGCAGCTTATGGAGCGGAAAAATGAGGCCGTGACTGAAATCAGTAACACCTTTGATGAACTGGAGAAGGCCTTACACCAACGCAAGACTGCTCTTGTTACTGAAGttgaaaacatctgcagcagcaaGCAGAAG GTGCTTCAAGCTCAGCTGACCTCCTTACTTCAAggcaaagaaaacattcaaagcaGCTGCAACTTCACAGAGCAGGCCCTGAGCCACGGCAGTGCCACTGAGGTCCTGTTGGTCCAGAAACAAATGAGTGAGCGGGTCAGTGCTCTGGCACGACACAACTTTCCTGAGCACCCCCATGAAAATGGACATCTGGAATGCCAAGTAGAGACAGATGGACTGAGGCGCTCCATCCAGAACCTGGGTGTACTGATTACAACCGGGGCTGTAAGCCATACTAGCGTTGCCACGGGGGAGGGGCTGCGACATGCACTGGTTGGCCAGCACACCACCATCACAGTTACTACTAAGGATAAGGATGGAGAACTGGTGAAGACTGGTAATGCTGCCCTAAGGGCGGAGATTGTCTCTGTAGATGGGACGTGCACAGAAGCCGAGGTGGTGGATAACAAAAATGGCACCTATGAGGTTGGATACACCATCCGTTCAGAGGGAGAATACACTTTCTCTTTGCTGCTATATGAACAGCCTGTGAGGGGGAGTCCATTTCGTTTGCGTGCTGTCAAACCATCAGATGTCCTGCAGTCACCAGACGACGTGAAGAGACGGGTGAAATCCCCAAGTGGAGGGGGAGGCCACGTTCGACAGAAGGCTGTGCGCAGGCCCTCCAGCATGTACAGCACCactaagaaaaaggaaaacccAATAGAGGATGAGCTGATCTACAGATTAG GAGCAAGAGGGCGAGATAAAGGAGAATTCACTAACTTACAAGGCATCTCGACGTCCAGTAATGGACGAATTGTGGTGGCAGACAGCAACAACCAGTGCATACAG GTATTCTCAAATGATGGTCAATTTAAAATGAGGTTTGGGGTCAGAGGTCGTTCGCCAGGGCAACTGCAACGTCCCACAGGAGTCACAGTGGACATGAATGGTGATATCATTGTTGCTGACTATGACAACAGATGGATTAGCATCTTCTCCTCGGATGGGAAATTTAAG AACAAAATTGGTGCTGGAAGACTGATGGGACCCAAAGGTGTGGCTGTAGATAAGAACGGACATATCATCACTGTGGATAATAAGGCCTGCTGTGTCTTCATCTTCCAATCAAATGGGAAACTGGTGACGAAGTTCGGAGCCAGAGGAACGTCTGACAGACACTTTACAG GTCCTCACTTTGTTGCCGtgaacaacaaaaatgaaattgtgGTTACAGACTTTCATAACCACTCAGTCAAG GTGTACAATGCAGATGGGGAGTTCCTGTTTAAATTTGGCTCCCACGGTGAGGGAAATGGCCAGTTCAATGCTCCAACGGGCGTGGCGGCGGATGccaatggaaatatcattgttgCTGACTGGGGCAACAGTAGGATTCAG GTGTTTGACAGCTCAGGGTCCTTTCTGTCCTACATCAACACATCGGCGGACCCCCTTTATGGCCCCCAGGGCCTGGCCCTCACATCCGATGGCCATGTGGTGGTGGCAGACTCTGGAAACCACTGCTTCAAGGTCTACCGCTACCTGCAGTAG
- the LOC137128475 gene encoding tripartite motif-containing protein 3-like isoform X1, which translates to MSVTMAKRETDSTSPVVRQIDKQFLVCSICLDHYHNPKVLPCLHTFCEKCLQNYIPPQSLTLSCPVCRQTSILPEKGVAALQNNFFITNLMEVLQRDPECSRPEACNVLESANAATTCPPLSCPNHEGKVMEFYCESCETAMCLECTEGEHREHVTVPLRDVLERHKSALKNQLDAVRNRLPQLTAAIELVNEISKQLMERKNEAVTEISNTFDELEKALHQRKTALVTEVENICSSKQKVLQAQLTSLLQGKENIQSSCNFTEQALSHGSATEVLLVQKQMSERVSALARHNFPEHPHENGHLECQVETDGLRRSIQNLGVLITTGAVSHTSVATGEGLRHALVGQHTTITVTTKDKDGELVKTGNAALRAEIVSVDGTCTEAEVVDNKNGTYEVGYTIRSEGEYTFSLLLYEQPVRGSPFRLRAVKPSDVLQSPDDVKRRVKSPSGGGGHVRQKAVRRPSSMYSTTKKKENPIEDELIYRLGARGRDKGEFTNLQGISTSSNGRIVVADSNNQCIQVFSNDGQFKMRFGVRGRSPGQLQRPTGVTVDMNGDIIVADYDNRWISIFSSDGKFKNKIGAGRLMGPKGVAVDKNGHIITVDNKACCVFIFQSNGKLVTKFGARGTSDRHFTEKSGANIALEQKLSKSGPVFSPHFVAVNNKNEIVVTDFHNHSVKVYNADGEFLFKFGSHGEGNGQFNAPTGVAADANGNIIVADWGNSRIQVFDSSGSFLSYINTSADPLYGPQGLALTSDGHVVVADSGNHCFKVYRYLQ; encoded by the exons ATGTCCGTCACCATGGCTAAGCGCGAGACCGACAGCACCAGCCCTGTGGTCAGGCAGATAGACAAGCAGTTCTTGGTCTGTAGCATCTGTTTGGACCATTATCACAACCCAAAGGTCCTGCCCTGCCTGCACACCTTCTGTGAGAA aTGTTTACAGAACTACATCCCTCCCCAGTCATTGACGCTGTCCTGCCCTGTGTGCAGACAGACGTCCATCTTGCCAGAAAAGGGTGTGGCAGCCCTGCAGAACAACTTTTTCATAACAAACCTAATGGAGGTCTTACAGCGAGACCCAGAATGCAGCCGACCTGAAGCCTGCAATGTCCTTGAGTCAGCCAATGCAGCTACAACCTGTCCACCCCTCTCTTGCCCCAACCATGAGGGCAAG GTGATGGAGTTTTACTGCGAGTCATGTGAAACAGCCATGTGTCTGGAGTGTACAGAAGGAGAACACAGGGAACATGTGACAGTTCCTCTGAGGGACGTGCTGGAACGGCATAAGTCAGCACTTAAAAACCAGCTGGACGCTGTGCGCAACAG ACTACCTCAGCTGACGGCTGCCATTGAGCTTGTGAATGAGATCTCCAAGCAGCTTATGGAGCGGAAAAATGAGGCCGTGACTGAAATCAGTAACACCTTTGATGAACTGGAGAAGGCCTTACACCAACGCAAGACTGCTCTTGTTACTGAAGttgaaaacatctgcagcagcaaGCAGAAG GTGCTTCAAGCTCAGCTGACCTCCTTACTTCAAggcaaagaaaacattcaaagcaGCTGCAACTTCACAGAGCAGGCCCTGAGCCACGGCAGTGCCACTGAGGTCCTGTTGGTCCAGAAACAAATGAGTGAGCGGGTCAGTGCTCTGGCACGACACAACTTTCCTGAGCACCCCCATGAAAATGGACATCTGGAATGCCAAGTAGAGACAGATGGACTGAGGCGCTCCATCCAGAACCTGGGTGTACTGATTACAACCGGGGCTGTAAGCCATACTAGCGTTGCCACGGGGGAGGGGCTGCGACATGCACTGGTTGGCCAGCACACCACCATCACAGTTACTACTAAGGATAAGGATGGAGAACTGGTGAAGACTGGTAATGCTGCCCTAAGGGCGGAGATTGTCTCTGTAGATGGGACGTGCACAGAAGCCGAGGTGGTGGATAACAAAAATGGCACCTATGAGGTTGGATACACCATCCGTTCAGAGGGAGAATACACTTTCTCTTTGCTGCTATATGAACAGCCTGTGAGGGGGAGTCCATTTCGTTTGCGTGCTGTCAAACCATCAGATGTCCTGCAGTCACCAGACGACGTGAAGAGACGGGTGAAATCCCCAAGTGGAGGGGGAGGCCACGTTCGACAGAAGGCTGTGCGCAGGCCCTCCAGCATGTACAGCACCactaagaaaaaggaaaacccAATAGAGGATGAGCTGATCTACAGATTAG GAGCAAGAGGGCGAGATAAAGGAGAATTCACTAACTTACAAGGCATCTCGACGTCCAGTAATGGACGAATTGTGGTGGCAGACAGCAACAACCAGTGCATACAG GTATTCTCAAATGATGGTCAATTTAAAATGAGGTTTGGGGTCAGAGGTCGTTCGCCAGGGCAACTGCAACGTCCCACAGGAGTCACAGTGGACATGAATGGTGATATCATTGTTGCTGACTATGACAACAGATGGATTAGCATCTTCTCCTCGGATGGGAAATTTAAG AACAAAATTGGTGCTGGAAGACTGATGGGACCCAAAGGTGTGGCTGTAGATAAGAACGGACATATCATCACTGTGGATAATAAGGCCTGCTGTGTCTTCATCTTCCAATCAAATGGGAAACTGGTGACGAAGTTCGGAGCCAGAGGAACGTCTGACAGACACTTTACAG AAAAAAGCGGTGCAAACATTGCACTGGAACAAAAGCTTAGTAAATCTGGCCCTGTTTTCA GTCCTCACTTTGTTGCCGtgaacaacaaaaatgaaattgtgGTTACAGACTTTCATAACCACTCAGTCAAG GTGTACAATGCAGATGGGGAGTTCCTGTTTAAATTTGGCTCCCACGGTGAGGGAAATGGCCAGTTCAATGCTCCAACGGGCGTGGCGGCGGATGccaatggaaatatcattgttgCTGACTGGGGCAACAGTAGGATTCAG GTGTTTGACAGCTCAGGGTCCTTTCTGTCCTACATCAACACATCGGCGGACCCCCTTTATGGCCCCCAGGGCCTGGCCCTCACATCCGATGGCCATGTGGTGGTGGCAGACTCTGGAAACCACTGCTTCAAGGTCTACCGCTACCTGCAGTAG